The following proteins are encoded in a genomic region of Maniola jurtina chromosome 17, ilManJurt1.1, whole genome shotgun sequence:
- the LOC123873999 gene encoding myeloid leukemia factor isoform X3: MSLFGSLMGMADVDDDPFFGSHMRHMRQMNNMMNSLFSDPFGMMGESPLSIMGARRGNALMPYMPQMPSLNRLFADVADGHGMGASSFSSSTVVMSSGPNGNPQIYSSSSSTKIGPNGVKETRKTLQDSRSGLKKMSIGHHIGERAHVIEREQNVYSGDAEERQEFINLEEEEAEEFDREFQERAGAHRNRSHRAAITAPRDSSLLALPPARLALPPATSHSPPSPHSHSTGSGVREVYSGPHPQRRHKHKHRHMPSDN, translated from the exons ATGTCTCTGTTTGGATCTCTCATGGGGATGGCCGACGTGGATGACGACCCTTTTTTCGG GTCGCACATGAGACATATGCGTCAGATGAACAACATGATGAACTCTCTGTTCTCGGATCCCTTTGGCATGATGGGAGAGAGCCCCCTTTCCATCATGGGAGCCCGACGTGGCAACGCCTTGATGCCTTACATGCCTCAAATGCCATCGCTGAATAGACTTTTTGCAG ATGTGGCGGATGGTCATGGCATGGGCGCCAGCTCATTTTCCAGCAGCACAGTAGTTATGTCCAGTGGACCTAACGGCAACCCACAG ATATATAGTTCCTCGAGCAGCACCAAAATCGGTCCGAATGGCGTGAAGGAGACGCGCAAAACTCTGCAAGACTCCCGCAGTGGCTTGAAGAAAATGTCCATTG GTCACCACATCGGGGAGCGTGCGCACGTGATCGAGCGCGAGCAGAACGTGTACTCCGGAGACGCTGAGGAGAGACAAGAGTTCATCAACCTCGAGGAGGAAGAGGCTGAGGAATTTGACAG AGAGTTCCAAGAGCGCGCGGGCGCCCACCGCAACCGCTCCCACCGCGCAGCTATAACCGCGCCGCGCGACTCTTCCCTGCTCGCGCTGCCGCCCGCGCGCCTCGCCCTGCCCCCCGCCACCTCTCACTCGCCTCCATCCCCGCACTCTCACTCCACTGG CTCCGGCGTGCGCGAGGTGTACAGCGGCCCGCACCCGCAGCGCCGCCACAAGCACAAGCACCGACACATGCCCAGCGACAACTAA
- the LOC123873999 gene encoding myeloid leukemia factor isoform X1: MSLFGSLMGMADVDDDPFFGSHMRHMRQMNNMMNSLFSDPFGMMGESPLSIMGARRGNALMPYMPQMPSLNRLFADVADGHGMGASSFSSSTVVMSSGPNGNPQIYSSSSSTKIGPNGVKETRKTLQDSRSGLKKMSIGHHIGERAHVIEREQNVYSGDAEERQEFINLEEEEAEEFDREFQERAGAHRNRSHRAAITAPRDSSLLALPPARLALPPATSHSPPSPHSHSTGERRHRPAPRRALRAAASPLATSSGVREVYSGPHPQRRHKHKHRHMPSDN; encoded by the exons ATGTCTCTGTTTGGATCTCTCATGGGGATGGCCGACGTGGATGACGACCCTTTTTTCGG GTCGCACATGAGACATATGCGTCAGATGAACAACATGATGAACTCTCTGTTCTCGGATCCCTTTGGCATGATGGGAGAGAGCCCCCTTTCCATCATGGGAGCCCGACGTGGCAACGCCTTGATGCCTTACATGCCTCAAATGCCATCGCTGAATAGACTTTTTGCAG ATGTGGCGGATGGTCATGGCATGGGCGCCAGCTCATTTTCCAGCAGCACAGTAGTTATGTCCAGTGGACCTAACGGCAACCCACAG ATATATAGTTCCTCGAGCAGCACCAAAATCGGTCCGAATGGCGTGAAGGAGACGCGCAAAACTCTGCAAGACTCCCGCAGTGGCTTGAAGAAAATGTCCATTG GTCACCACATCGGGGAGCGTGCGCACGTGATCGAGCGCGAGCAGAACGTGTACTCCGGAGACGCTGAGGAGAGACAAGAGTTCATCAACCTCGAGGAGGAAGAGGCTGAGGAATTTGACAG AGAGTTCCAAGAGCGCGCGGGCGCCCACCGCAACCGCTCCCACCGCGCAGCTATAACCGCGCCGCGCGACTCTTCCCTGCTCGCGCTGCCGCCCGCGCGCCTCGCCCTGCCCCCCGCCACCTCTCACTCGCCTCCATCCCCGCACTCTCACTCCACTGG CGAGCGCCGCCACCggcccgcgccgcgccgcgccttGCGAGCCGCCGCCAGCCCCCTCGCCACCTC CTCCGGCGTGCGCGAGGTGTACAGCGGCCCGCACCCGCAGCGCCGCCACAAGCACAAGCACCGACACATGCCCAGCGACAACTAA
- the LOC123873999 gene encoding myeloid leukemia factor isoform X2, whose translation MSLFGSLMGMADVDDDPFFGSHMRHMRQMNNMMNSLFSDPFGMMGESPLSIMGARRGNALMPYMPQMPSLNRLFADVADGHGMGASSFSSSTVVMSSGPNGNPQIYSSSSSTKIGPNGVKETRKTLQDSRSGLKKMSIGHHIGERAHVIEREQNVYSGDAEERQEFINLEEEEAEEFDREFQERAGAHRNRSHRAAITAPRDSSLLALPPARLALPPATSHSPPSPHSHSTGERRHRPAPRRALRAAASPLATSSRFLRRRYYY comes from the exons ATGTCTCTGTTTGGATCTCTCATGGGGATGGCCGACGTGGATGACGACCCTTTTTTCGG GTCGCACATGAGACATATGCGTCAGATGAACAACATGATGAACTCTCTGTTCTCGGATCCCTTTGGCATGATGGGAGAGAGCCCCCTTTCCATCATGGGAGCCCGACGTGGCAACGCCTTGATGCCTTACATGCCTCAAATGCCATCGCTGAATAGACTTTTTGCAG ATGTGGCGGATGGTCATGGCATGGGCGCCAGCTCATTTTCCAGCAGCACAGTAGTTATGTCCAGTGGACCTAACGGCAACCCACAG ATATATAGTTCCTCGAGCAGCACCAAAATCGGTCCGAATGGCGTGAAGGAGACGCGCAAAACTCTGCAAGACTCCCGCAGTGGCTTGAAGAAAATGTCCATTG GTCACCACATCGGGGAGCGTGCGCACGTGATCGAGCGCGAGCAGAACGTGTACTCCGGAGACGCTGAGGAGAGACAAGAGTTCATCAACCTCGAGGAGGAAGAGGCTGAGGAATTTGACAG AGAGTTCCAAGAGCGCGCGGGCGCCCACCGCAACCGCTCCCACCGCGCAGCTATAACCGCGCCGCGCGACTCTTCCCTGCTCGCGCTGCCGCCCGCGCGCCTCGCCCTGCCCCCCGCCACCTCTCACTCGCCTCCATCCCCGCACTCTCACTCCACTGG CGAGCGCCGCCACCggcccgcgccgcgccgcgccttGCGAGCCGCCGCCAGCCCCCTCGCCACCTC TTCCAGATTTTTGAGGAGGCGTtactactactaa
- the LOC123873994 gene encoding uncharacterized protein LOC123873994, with protein MALDRQRILSELGSVMNQLQSADCGCMSKLFGQSGQTSPSPGPTCGGCRRNCCHGNGHGWNSNGSCGEPYQGNAQNTYTPCMGRCNPPKLYADTYNYLNNNLIQPTIKEVYDDLKSLTPDNTIANNPMANQIVLSNGLGAEGNMSDMSKMGNMQVGNMGNMNTSNMGNISGNTGNMIAGNEYNYFNSQPANVSYVPTNEANPNQMGQMGGMGPQIMSMLGGNATSQIKTNPGIGQNVPLTQPMLTDTPQSPQGQIGITPLCAPRTTNQDVYNAQGFPSGNNVNQVMMQSNIQSGGNIKNTVNKNSDAQQMGTAHLGDHSKGIAKFNEMFPGVTKNLGGDLGFDPMAIAIQMNPANRHQAVMSSMHNMMQNNNINKVFDQSKNPALPEGTQQNQIQYNVPPNQVQQSIPLKQARNNIMQPNTNSTDLMAYQNVANYNKAVNDNANVRGYPNAQLNNQQAYMAGVPVPNQYTQPDQQQYHVEQQNIIDPNTGSEMAPPTLSSAYEVAPNQQAVHPESPNNQRVIKEPIIPVDTSRYIAPKHLKYFEFNTLGQPVEKTSAEMYRTPEPSLPQTLSPQPTPISRADTAKYAKVKSTVSKTSLMDAKTLGRTSSQLQHIYNQYKGSQSFTQQNIPAQGVNAVTHSEGRLTAPQVNHQQRQTPVERIGGDTIANNQMRDHRTVNVERVMGQIGDVPAAIKSPGDEKPNEVSPVIDRKTRNGLQDMVYTSYPSSTAWTFHGANTRPCSFARGRYRGRYR; from the exons GTAAATTATTTGGACAATCTGGGCAAACTTCACCAAGCCCAGGACCAACTTGCGGGGGATGTCGTCGGAATTGTTGCCATGGCAACGGTCATGGATGGAATTCCAACGGATCGTGTGGTGAACCATATCAAGGCAATGCACAAAACACGTACACTCCTTGTATGGGCCGTTGTAACCCTCCTAAACTCTATGCagatacatataattatttaaacaataaccTCATCCAGCCAACGATAAAAGAAGTCTACGATGATCTAAAAAGCTTAACACCAGATAATACTATCGCGAACAATCCAATGGCAAATCAAATAGTGCTCTCAAACGGTTTAGGAGCTGAAGGTAACATGAGCGACATGTCTAAAATGGGTAACATGCAAGTTGGTAACATGGGTAATATGAATACAAGTAACATGGGTAACATAAGTGGTAACACAGGGAACATGATTGCTGGTAACGaatataactattttaataGCCAACCAGCCAATGTAAGTTATGTGCCAACGAATGAAGCGAATCCAAATCAAATGGGTCAGATGGGAGGAATGGGACCACAAATCATGAGCATGCTTGGAGGTAACGCTACAAGCCAAATTAAAACAAATCCTGGCATAGGACAAAATGTTCCGCTGACACAACCGATGCTGACAGACACACCTCAGTCTCCACAAGGTCAAATTGGTATTACACCCCTATGTGCACCAAGGACAACCAATCAGGATGTTTACAACGCCCAGGGTTTCCCTAGTGGCAATAACGTAAATCAAGTTATGATGCAGTCAAACATACAATCTGGTGGAAATATTAAGAATACAGTGAACAAAAATTCTGACGCACAGCAAATGGGAACAGCTCACCTCGGCGACCATAGCAAAGGGATCGCAAAGTTTAACGAAATGTTTCCAGGCGTAACGAAAAATTTAGGTGGGGATTTAGGCTTCGATCCAATGGCCATAGCTATACAGATGAATCCAGCTAACCGACATCAAGCAGTTATGAGCTCGATGCACAATATGATGCAGAATAATAACATCAATAAAGTTTTCGATCAGTCCAAAAATCCTGCATTACCTGAAGGCACCCAGCAAAACCAAATTCAATATAACGTACCACCAAATCAAGTTCAGCAATCGATTCCATTAAAACAAGCAAGAAATAATATAATGCAGCCAAATACAAACTCAACTGATCTAATGGCGTATCAAAACGTTGCCAATTATAACAAAGCTGTAAATGACAATGCCAATGTTCGTGGATATCCTAACGCACAATTGAACAATCAGCAGGCTTACATGGCAGGCGTGCCTGTGCCTAATCAATATACACAACCGGATCAGCAACAGTACCACGTTGAACAACAAAATATCATTGATCCAAACACAGGCAGTGAAATGGCACCACCGACTCTTTCATCAGCTTATGAAGTAGCGCCGAACCAACAGGCCGTGCATCCTGAATCTCCGAATAATCAGCGAGTAATAAAAGAACCAATAATCCCAGTAGATACTTCAAGATACATAGCACCCAAGCATCTAAAGTATTTTGAATTCAACACTCTTGGTCAACCAGTTGAAAAGACTTCAGCAGAAATGTATCGGACACCAGAACCAAGTCTACCACAAACTTTATCACCtcaacccacacccatatctaGAGCTGATACTGCTAAATATGCTAAAGTGAAATCCACAGTGAGTAAGACTTCGTTGATGGATGCAAAAACCCTTGGGAGGACATCGAGTCAACTACAACATATTTATAACCAGTATAAGGGATCGCAATCATTCACACAGCAAAACATACCAGCACAAGGAGTAAATGCTGTCACTCATTCAGAAGGAAGACTAACTGCCCCTCAAGTAAATCATCAGCAGCGACAAACCCCAGTTGAGAGGATCGGAGGAGATACTATTGCAAACAATCAAATGCGAGACCACAGAACTGTAAATGTTGAGCGAGTCATGGGACAAATTGGTGACGTGCCAGCTGCAATTAAATCTCCTGGCGATGAAAAACCAAATGAG gtGAGCCCAGTAATAGATCGTAAAACAAGAAATGGATTACAAGACATGGTGTATACGTCTTACCCATCTTCTACCGCTTGGACCTTCCACGGAGCCAATACAAGACCGTGCAGCTTCGCACGTGGAAGATATCGTGGAAGATATAGATGA